One part of the Oncorhynchus kisutch isolate 150728-3 linkage group LG22, Okis_V2, whole genome shotgun sequence genome encodes these proteins:
- the jph3b gene encoding junctophilin-3 isoform X3, whose amino-acid sequence MKTSIEFVLTCTYQGQWVGGMRHGYGMRQSVPYGMAAVIRSPLRTSINSLRSEHSNGTALLADRAGVGNVGGTGSTSSPAVSRGGFVLTAHSEAELLKGKKKGLFRGRSILSGLKLRKSESKSSLASQRSKQSSFRSEAGMSTVSSVNSDINSTISLGEGEAELAVAEDDVDATATETYCGEWKNDKRTGCGVSRRSDGLHYEGEWVGNKRHGYGCTTFPDGTKEEGKYKQNVLVSGKRKNLIPLRASKIREKVDRAVDTAEKAADIANQKAEIAMSRTAHARGKAEAAMGASQKAQEECRLARVTAKGFSPSFQHRENGVEVQRPKHQNSSENDIEVISSGTGPDSPELYIKGTTPPNLTPDLSPEASHPSSPPCSPTTSKPYRTKNARFLRQSAVDDAGGGGGGGGGGGGGRGGSGGQEIQVLMEGRGGGEYLRANSWSEDRRSSKEGSRGGSRGSSRSTTPSVQDEARGRTNGHGHKHASSNHKSREHGSSNHKASRDRWSDCPSASWRSQRTHSGDTRLLEQDEEKLSNYEMEMRPLQPMDSNSQKPYGLGEEHHGHSGEARSHTLQRQRPSKTREAREGREREAARPSGARESKERKEGPAPDSLQKLDSLSKGDKLEARPLRRDLTLSPPQKSSPIALEHDDDKKLTQLKANSGSSSILVIMVILLNIGVAILFIHFFI is encoded by the exons GTACGTACCAAGGCCAGTGGGTGGGGGGGATGCGGCATGGATACGGCATGCGGCAGAGTGTGCCATACGGCATGGCAGCCGTCATCCGCTCTCCGCTGCGTACCTCCATAAACTCCTTGCGCTCGGAGCACAGTAACGGGACGGCTCTGCTCGCGGACCGGGCCGGCGTGGGGAATGTGGGCGGGACAGGCTCCACCAGCAGTCCGGCAGTGTCGCGGGGGGGCTTCGTGCTCACTGCTCACAGCGAGGCAGAGCTGCTGAAGGGCAAGAAAAAGGGTCTGTTCCGAGGTCGCTCCATCCTCAGCGGACTCAAACTGAGGAAGTCAGAGTCCAAGAGCTCCCTGGCCAGCCAGCGCTCAAAGCAGAGCTCGTTCCGCAGTGAGGCGGGTATGAGCACGGTCAGCTCGGTCAACTCTGACATCAACTCCACCATCAGCCTGGGAGAGGGCGAAGCCGAGCTGGCCGTCGCTGAGGACGACGTGGACGCCACGGCAACGGAGACCTACTGCGGCGAGTGGAAGAACGACAAGCGCACGGGCTGTGGGGTGAGCCGGCGCTCGGACGGCCTGCACTATGAGGGTGAGTGGGTGGGAAACAAGCGGCACGGGTACGGCTGCACCACCTTCCCTGACGGGACCAAGGAGGAGGGCAAGTACAAGCAGAACGTCCTGGTGAGCGGCAAAAGGAAGAACCTAATCCCCCTCCGAGCCAGTAAGATCAGAGAGAAGGTGGACCGGGCTGTGGACACGGCCGAAAAGGCTGCGGACATCGCCAATCAGAAGGCTGAGATCGCCATGTCCAG GACGGCCCATGCACGGGGGAAGGCGGAGGCGGCCATGGGAGCCAGCCAGAAGGCCCAGGAGGAGTGTCGCCTCGCCAGGGTCACCGCCAAAGGGTTCTCCCCCTCCTTCCAGCACCGCGAAAACG GAGTAGAGGTCCAAAGGCCAAAGCATCAGAACTCCAGTGAGAACGACATTGAGGTGATCTCCAGTGGCACGGGGCCAGACAGTCCTGAACTCTACATAAAGGGCACCACACCCCCCAACTTGACCCCTGACCTTAGTCCTGAGGCCAGCCACCCCTCCTCGCCCCCATGCAGCCCCACCACCTCCAAGCCATACCGCACCAAGAACGCACGCTTCCTGCGGCAGAGTGCTGTGGACGACGCTGGGGGTGGTGGCGGTGGGGGAGGGGGCGGTGGGGGTGGGAGAGGGGGCAGTGGTGGCCAGGAGATCCAGGTGCTGATGGAGGGCCGTGGAGGAGGGGAGTACCTAAGGGCCAACAGCTGGAGCGAGGACAGACGCTCTTCTAAAGAGGGCAGCAGGGGGGGCAGCAGGGGCAGCAGTCGCTCCACCACCCCCTCTGTCCAGGACGAGGCCAGGGGCCGCACCAACGGCCACGGCCATAAGCACGCCTCCTCCAATCACAAGTCTCGAGAGCATGGCTCGTCCAATCACAAGGCCTCCAGGGACCGATGGTCGGACTGCCCGTCGGCATCGTGGAGGTCCCAGCGGACGCACAGCGGTGACACACGGCTGCTGGAGCAGGATGAGGAGAAGCTGAGCAACTACGAGATGGAGATGAGGCCGCTGCAGCCCATGGACTCCAACTCCCAGAAGCCCTATGGGTTGGGAGAGGAGCACCATGGTCACAGTGGCGAGGCCCGCTCCCACACGCTGCAGAGACAGCGGCCTTCTAAGACCCGGGAGGCCAGGGAGGGCAGGGAAAGGGAGGCAGCACGGCCGTCAGGAGCGCgggagagcaaagagagaaaggagggaccGGCTCCAGACTCATTGCAAAAGCTGGACAGTCTGAGCAAGGGGGACAAGTTGGAGGCTCGGCCTCTGCGCAGGGATCTCACCCTCTCCCCCCCACAGAAATCCTCACCCATTGCACTAGAACACGACGACGACAAGAAACTAACCCAGCTCAAAGCAAACTCG gGCTCCAGCTCAATTCTGGTCATCATGGTGATTTTGCTCAACATTGGAGTTGCAATTTTGTTTATTCACTTTTTTATTTAA